The Benincasa hispida cultivar B227 chromosome 9, ASM972705v1, whole genome shotgun sequence genome has a segment encoding these proteins:
- the LOC120084806 gene encoding uncharacterized protein LOC120084806, producing MASYVKFLKDILIKKRKISELEAVALTEECNVLIDNNIPEKQKDPGSFTVLCSIGEIDIGYVLCDLGASISFMPLSIFKKLGIGEAQPTSVMLQLIDRAVTCPKGNVEDVLVKVEKFIFLADFIILDYEAARDIPIILGCLYLATGKVLIDLYKGELTMCVDNQEVKFNVLKALKFSDDEEPYRLN from the coding sequence ATGGCAAGTTATGTAAAATTCTTGAAGGATATcttaataaagaaaagaaagatcaGTGAGTTAGAAGCAGTAGCGCTAACGGAGGAGTGCAATGTGTTGATCGACAACAACATTCCTGAAAAGCAGAAGGATCCGGGCAGTTTCACTGTCCTTTGTTCAATTGGAGAAATAGACATAGGGTATGTGTTGTGCGATCTTGGAGCAAGCATTAGCTTcatgcccctttcaatcttcaagaaACTGGGAATTGGTGAAGCTCAGCCCACTTCTGTAATGCTTCAACTTATTGATAGGGCTGTCACGTGTCCTAAAGGAAATGTTGAAGATGTCTTGGTAAAGGttgaaaaatttatatttttagcagacttcatcatcctagactaTGAAGCTGCTCGGGATATCCCAATCATCCTTGGATGCTTGTACCTTGCTACTGGAAAAGTGTTGATAGATCTATATAAAGGCGAACTTACTATGTGTGTCGACAATCAagaagttaaatttaatgtgcTAAAAGCATTAAAGTTCTCAGATGATGAAGAGCCCTATCGACTCAATTGA